A part of Deltaproteobacteria bacterium CG2_30_66_27 genomic DNA contains:
- a CDS encoding superoxide dismutase produces MPYAAKDFGKLVGMDGFSETLLKNHFTLYQGYVTNTNKLSDLLGGMLAEGKTATPEYAELKRRFGWEWNGMRLHELYFGNLGGKGALDPASKLGKAVAAEFGSVEKWEADFRATGALRGIGWVVLYQDKEGGRLFNQWVNEHDVGNPTGAAPIFVMDVFEHAFMVDYGLKKGDYIAAFFRNVNWKAAEARLT; encoded by the coding sequence ATGCCTTACGCTGCGAAGGATTTCGGGAAGCTGGTCGGGATGGACGGTTTCAGCGAGACGCTGCTCAAGAACCACTTCACGCTTTACCAGGGATACGTGACGAACACGAACAAGCTGTCGGACCTTCTCGGGGGGATGCTCGCGGAGGGGAAAACGGCCACCCCGGAGTACGCCGAGCTGAAGCGTCGCTTCGGTTGGGAATGGAACGGGATGCGCCTGCACGAGCTCTATTTCGGAAACCTGGGCGGCAAGGGCGCTCTCGATCCGGCTTCGAAGCTTGGGAAGGCGGTCGCCGCGGAGTTCGGCAGTGTGGAGAAGTGGGAGGCGGATTTCCGCGCCACGGGTGCGCTGCGCGGGATCGGCTGGGTCGTCCTCTACCAGGACAAGGAGGGTGGCCGCCTCTTCAACCAGTGGGTCAACGAGCACGACGTGGGGAACCCGACCGGGGCGGCCCCGATCTTCGTCATGGACGTGTTCGAACACGCCTTCATGGTCGACTACGGGCTGAAGAAGGGCGACTACATCGCGGCGTTTTTCCGGAACGTGAACTGGAAGGCGGCCGAGGCCCGACTCACCTGA
- a CDS encoding 2-nitropropane dioxygenase, translated as MKLPELTIGRFKARIPIIQGGMSVRVSTSSLAAAVADCGGIGTIGGSGIPIDELKEDIRKAKRMTSGIVAVNIMFAVKQFMDIVKASIEAGVDMIVTGAGFSRDVFKVGKDHNVPIVSIISSPEFGRLAERSGADAIVVEAKEAGGHLGTDRPLRELFPEVRKVVKKVPLIAAGGITNGFEIAEMLGKFGADAVQMATRFVLTKECDVSDRFKQTYLNARKEDVVLIKSPVGLPGRAIRNPFLERLFGGGDVYDGECKRGCLKCCSHSFCIIDRLDMSRDGDTEEGLVFTGENVWKIKDIPSVKELIDRLVAEAESVYPPVTAPA; from the coding sequence GTGAAACTTCCGGAACTTACCATCGGCCGGTTCAAGGCAAGGATACCGATTATCCAGGGGGGGATGTCGGTCCGCGTTTCCACGTCGTCGCTTGCGGCGGCCGTGGCCGACTGCGGCGGGATCGGCACGATCGGAGGCTCCGGCATCCCGATCGACGAACTGAAGGAGGACATCCGCAAGGCGAAGCGGATGACGAGCGGCATCGTGGCCGTCAACATCATGTTCGCGGTCAAGCAGTTCATGGACATAGTCAAGGCGTCGATCGAGGCGGGGGTGGACATGATCGTCACCGGCGCCGGGTTCTCCCGCGACGTCTTCAAGGTGGGGAAGGATCACAATGTTCCCATCGTCTCTATCATCTCCTCCCCGGAGTTCGGCAGACTTGCGGAGCGAAGCGGCGCGGACGCGATCGTCGTGGAGGCGAAGGAGGCGGGCGGGCACCTGGGCACCGACCGGCCGCTGCGGGAGTTGTTTCCCGAGGTCCGCAAGGTGGTGAAGAAAGTCCCCCTGATCGCCGCGGGCGGGATTACCAACGGCTTCGAGATCGCGGAGATGTTGGGGAAGTTCGGCGCCGACGCGGTGCAGATGGCCACGCGCTTCGTCCTCACGAAGGAGTGCGACGTGTCCGACCGCTTCAAGCAGACGTACCTGAACGCCCGCAAGGAGGACGTGGTCCTGATCAAGTCCCCGGTGGGGCTGCCCGGACGCGCGATCCGCAACCCGTTCCTGGAGCGCTTGTTCGGCGGAGGGGACGTCTACGACGGAGAATGCAAGCGTGGGTGCCTGAAGTGCTGCAGCCACAGTTTCTGCATCATCGACCGCCTTGACATGTCCCGTGACGGGGACACGGAGGAAGGGCTGGTCTTTACGGGGGAGAACGTCTGGAAGATCAAGGACATCCCGAGCGTGAAGGAGTTGATCGACCGCCTCGTCGCCGAGGCCGAGAGCGTGTACCCCCCGGTTACCGCCCCCGCTTGA